From the genome of Lasioglossum baleicum chromosome 13, iyLasBale1, whole genome shotgun sequence, one region includes:
- the LOC143215240 gene encoding uncharacterized protein LOC143215240 — protein sequence MITWVMVGLLLAAETCGRNVLSGNGNGNGNGNGKEETQPKDGLKGVTGDEEDIYRLTCYTCVNVSDNQMCNEWAIDTPCPAAGRDFCRSLHILDSKGNSVLVSKSCASSEECGPASVGCVPVDTQQVCISCCDLSYCNIDSPTNATNAIFSRKRRAKPKPKRKRPGRNGVGGRFGSQGTGALWLLASLFYAYHC from the exons ATGATCACGTGGGTGATGGTCGGGCTGCTCCTGGCTGCGGAAACTTGCGGCAGAAACGTCCTATCCGGAAACGGGAACGgtaacgggaacgggaacgggaagGAGGAGACGCAGCCGAAGGACGGTCTCAAAGGAGTCACCGGCGACGAGGAGGACATCTACC GTCTAACGTGCTACACTTGCGTCAACGTCAGCGATAACCAG ATGTGCAACGAATGGGCGATAGACACGCCGTGTCCGGCGGCCGGCCGGGACTTCTGCAGATCGCTGCACATTTTGGACAGCAAAGGAAACAGCGTCTTG GTGAGCAAGAGCTGCGCGAGCAGCGAGGAATGCGGTCCAGCATCGGTGGGTTGCGTGCCGGTGGACACGCAGCAG GTGTGCATCAGCTGTTGCGACCTGAGCTACTGCAACATCGACTCGCCGACGAACGCGACGAACGCGATTTTCTCGCGAAAACGTCGCGCAAAGCCAAAGCCGAAACGCAAACGACCCGGCAGGAACGGGGTCGGGGGCAGGTTCGGGTCACAGGGTACCGGTGCCCTGTGGCTTTTGGCCTCGCTCTTCTATGCATATCACTGCTGA